Genomic segment of Malania oleifera isolate guangnan ecotype guangnan chromosome 7, ASM2987363v1, whole genome shotgun sequence:
AAAGCCATTCGAGTTCGAAGGAGGATGAAGTTAGAAAGTTTGAAACGCAAAATATATGAAGGATTAGATATTGATCCAAAGGAATACATGTTAGAACTGACATCGAGATATCCGCAACGAGGGGGTGGTGGAAATTTGTTCTACATTGACATCCCAATAAAAAATGATGCAGACGTCGTAATTGCGTTGGACCCGCAGAGTTCTTGTCCAGATGTATATGTTGTTGAGATTTTTGTTAATCATAGTCCTCGAAGTAGTAGTATAGGCGGAGCCCCAACTTTGCAAGGGGAAGCATTCATCCATTCTCAACCATATACCGAATATGGGACCGGTGAGACGAGCAGACTATTTGATCACCTTTCACAGGTGACTGGGGCGTTAGATTTAAATGACATCCCTGGTACATCATTTCAACCAGAATTCTTGACAACAGAGCTTCGACGTGAGGAGTCTACCTTGCAGGGATTCAATGTGGGAAGCAATTATTATCATGAAGCAGAATAATCAACAAAGTATAGGCATGACCGAAGTTCAACTGGAGCTGTGTCCATACCAGACTTCCAAACAGTTCCATCTATTGTCATGAATGAGAGGGGGGCATACACGGTCCGGCCAATGCTACCTGATATGGACTGCAACCGTGAATTTGAGGAAGAAGAGGATATAGAAGAGGATTTTGAAGAGGCCGATACAGGGGTAGATGAAGCTGGTGAACAAAATGAATATGGGTTCACCATGAAGAATTTGTGATGCCTCCTCAGAACACACATGTCGGTCACAAGAGGGTACGCGACGTGCAGCCATTAGCGTACATGGTTGATGTTGAATCCGGTCATATCAGAACTGAAGTTGAAACTTCACTCGAGGGCACTCGATGGGATGGCGTATCAGAATTTGGGAAAGGTATGATTTTCAACACGAAGGATGACCTCATTCACTCCATGCGCGTCCACCATGCGCAAACACACCAAAACTTTAAGGTGGTGTAATCCACCCTAACAACGTGGATGTTTAGGTGCAATGCAGATGAGAGCTGTGTTTGGCGATTGCGTGCAACTCAACGTAAAAAGCATGGGCTGTTTGAAATTACACAATACAAAGGGCCACATACACGCATAAACGAGACTCTCTTGCAGGACCACCCACAACTGAAGTCTAGCTTAGTTGCAAATGAAGTCGTAGAAATTATCAAAAGTGATGCCGGTGCTTCTATTGCAACTTTGCAAGCACACTTGAGGTCAAAGTATCAGTACCATGTATCGTACAGAAAGGTATGGCTCGGGAAGCAAATGGCAATTGCAAGGGTGTTTGGAGATTGggatatttcatatcaactgCTTCTAAAATCCCGGTACAAAGGTGAAGTGGGCGTGGACAGAAATCCCTGATGCTAACAATGCTGCTATTTTGACATGTGTGTTTTGGTCATTTGCACCATCAATAGAGGGATTTCGTCATTGTCCTCCAGTTCTCTATATGGACGGAACGCACTTGTACGTAAAATATAAAGGTAAATTATTAATTGCAACGGCCCCTGATGCAAATCAACAAATATTTCCAGTAGCGTTTGCCATCGTTGAGGAGGAGAGTTTGTGCACATGGTCCTGGTTCCTTAAGTGCATTCAGGATGAAGTGACTGATCGCGATAATTTGTGTCTCATATCAGATAGACATGTCGGTATTCTTGCTGCCATTCGTCAAAACGATGACTGGCAACCGCCACGTGCGCACCATCGGTTTTGCTTACGTCACATTGTTAACAACTTCAACCAGAGGGTGCACAATACGATGCTCAAGCGGATGGTTGAAATAGCTGGTAGGGAGCACCAAGTTAGGAAATTCAATAGTATGATGGAAAGAACCCTAACAGAGGGTGGGCCTATTGTAAAGTCCTTTTTTGAAGAGAtacctcctcatatgtggacgcAATGTCACGATGGTGGTCGAAGGTACGAAAACATGACCAAAAATCTTGTTGAATGTTTTAATGTCGTCTTAAAAGGAACTCGTAGTCTACCAATAATGGCCATTGTCCAGatgacattttatcgcgttgcataGTACTTTAGTGCCTGCCGAGAGGCATCTCGCCAAGCAATGGAGTCAGGGAATGGTTACACACCACAAATGTTGTTGCAAATGCAGAGGAGGGAGATGGCATATGTTGGACATGAGGTTATCAACTTCAACATTGAAAGGGGGTTGTTCAGCATTCAAACTACACTGCGGCCACCAAATAAGGGTCAAAATATTCAAACAGTTGACATAAAGGGACGTCGGTGTACATGTGGGAAGTGACAGACTCTACACTACCCTTGTTCTCACTTGTTAGCTGTCTATGGTGCAAGAAGATTGGGGAATAGAAGCTATATTGACCCTTGTTTCACGGTACAGGAGCATTATGCGACATATGCGATGGACTTCATTCCCATCCTCCATGAACAATATTGG
This window contains:
- the LOC131160969 gene encoding uncharacterized protein LOC131160969, whose product is MVDVESGHIRTEVETSLEGTRWDGVSEFGKDESCVWRLRATQRKKHGLFEITQYKGPHTRINETLLQDHPQLKSSLVANEVVEIIKSDAGASIATLQAHLRSKYQYHVSYRKVKWAWTEIPDANNAAILTCVFWSFAPSIEGFRHCPPVLYMDGTHLYVKYKGKLLIATAPDANQQIFPVAFAIVEEESLCTWSWFLKCIQDEVTDRDNLCLISDRHVGILAAIRQNDDWQPPRAHHRFCLRHIVNNFNQRVHNTMLKRMVEIAGREHQVRKFNSMMERTLTEGGPIVKSFFEEIPPHMWTQCHDGGRSACREASRQAMESGNGYTPQMLLQMQRREMAYVGHEVINFNIERGLFSIQTTLRPPNKGQNIQTVDIKGRRCTCGK